The Maledivibacter sp. genomic interval CTTTCAAAGGACTATGTTTTCCATCCTATGTCCATCCCCCTTTTGGGAGGATATATTTTATGAAGGCCATGAACTGTCCTATCTAATGGGTGGCATTAGCTTTCCCTTGCATCTATCTGCCAATTTTTCATACCGAGGCAGAAGAAAAAAACTGATGAACAAGGGAGACGTTATTACCCCTATAAGGATAGAGTTCTATGGGCCTGCCAGTAATCCAAGTATAATCAACGAAACCATAAATGAATTTATAAAGGTAAACAAGGAGCTAGAAGAGGATGAAATCCTCATAGTAGATACCTCCTTTGGCAATAAAAAAGTAATGATACAAAAAGGCGACAAGACCATAGAAAATGCCTTTGGCTACATTGACCTAGACAGCAGCTTTTGGCAGCTGGCTGTAGGTAAAAACATCATAAGATATACCAGCGATGATGACAGCGAAAAGGCTAGGGTCAAGATAAGCTATAAAAACAGATATATAGGAGTATAGATGGAGGTGGTATAAGATGGGTGAAGTTTTTAGATTTTTTGACAGTACCGTTGATGATGAAAGAAGATATTCCGCCGATGAATTTGCCGAGTATTTCAGACAACTTTTAACAAATGGGGTATTCAATGGGGGAGATAATCTCAGGGTCACAACCCATGGAACAGATATGAATGCCAAAATCCTTGAGGGCTACGCATGGATAGAGGGTTACATGTATAGGATTGATGAACAGCCCCTACAGTTAACCCTAGATGACGCAGATGTAAACCATGATAGGATAGACAGAATAGTCATTAGACTGGATAAAACCCTGGAAAATAGATATATAAAAGC includes:
- a CDS encoding phage tail family protein; its protein translation is FQRTMFSILCPSPFWEDIFYEGHELSYLMGGISFPLHLSANFSYRGRRKKLMNKGDVITPIRIEFYGPASNPSIINETINEFIKVNKELEEDEILIVDTSFGNKKVMIQKGDKTIENAFGYIDLDSSFWQLAVGKNIIRYTSDDDSEKARVKISYKNRYIGV